The following proteins are encoded in a genomic region of Arachis stenosperma cultivar V10309 chromosome 4, arast.V10309.gnm1.PFL2, whole genome shotgun sequence:
- the LOC130973611 gene encoding disease resistance protein RPP13-like isoform X1, with translation MGGSSSSDKGAAPSSHFRYDVFLSFRGYTRLRFTDTLYHALINKRIDTFRDSEELRIGEELEGSLLEAIERSRMSILILCDKYPTSRWCLDELVKIMECSENGRKRPVLPIYFNVAKSDVQFQLNEYRKAMAAHQEKGRYNHKLEAWRSALSEVGKIYGQRCDHNTPWGMAIDNIVEEVTKRLPPLPLHIDRPLGCDSELEEVKLLLDIGSHATCFMLGIHGDGEIGKFVAELYNKIRPHFVIASFLSNISEKTNESGGGLEHLQETLLSEMGEEVKSKIGSTFKGSSEIKRRLGQKRVLLVLDDVDSTHQLNSLAGGIDWFGPGSRIIITTRYEDVLDDYVSNNGVEVKKYFITEGSGSTVKEENVVGLEKDFAVVINQLKDEDSPGNVVSIVGMGGIGKTTLARKIYNSNEVKKLFPCCAWATVSKEFSAKEVFKSLLKCLKPSTSKFEDSSGEEELRQKVRKCLKGKKYLVVLDDVWDTKAWCTVKNCFPENNDAGTILITTRNDQVAYVSESKEPHHKLSFMDKERSWELFHKEVFCRKNCPPELESIGRSIVESCKGLPLAIKTTAGLVAKRERSEDAWGEIMNLLPYWSVADEDSSEVMMEILKFSYDDLPNKMKPCFLYLGVFPEDEEIRVRDLISLWIAEGFIEPIQTGRSKSPPQLEDIGEQYLKELVDRNLVQVAKRRSDGKGVKTCQIHDLFRELCISESNNNSGLRLSFPRDVGSYACLVTCNQSRTCSLFVYGDRTHGWAHHIPEDCRVNVLYFADGDIDVIDLTEYVKWLKNVRFLKIGFSESLDLCKLQSLETCHMEYSDLLSIGGLKQLRHLRNEFGVVLLADEQVVKDKMQNVQTLIYVHPDSQLGSLLNNGCFPNLRILGLYIRRYNQGSAEENLRNLHRLSHLRKLKINYKGFSWIPLDRIAFPSNLIKISLLGIDNLESKDMNTLGRIPSLQILKLIHGTCFEETLNCGAAGSFPRLQVFIMHCVAVRRLTSEEGAMPRLRRAVFCKCPGLKEVTKQMRSLGSNLEFTKSVWD, from the exons ATGGGAGGTTCATCATCGTCAGATAAAGGTGCAGCACCATCATCACATTTCAGGTATGATGTTTTTCTGAGCTTTAGAGGCTACACAAGACTCAGATTCACAGACACACTCTATCATGCTTTGATCAACAAAAGAATCGACACCTTCAGAGATAGCGAGGAGCTGAGAATAGGGGAGGAGCTCGAAGGTTCTCTTCTGGAAGCAATTGAAAGATCAAGGATGTCAATTCTGATACTTTGTGATAAGTATCCAACTTCGCGGTGGTGCCTTGATGAACTGGTCAAGATCATGGAGTGTTCGGAAAACGGAAGAAAGCGACCGGTGTTACCAATCTATTTCAATGTGGCAAAATCTGACGTGCAGTTTCAGCTTAATGAATATCGAAAAGCCATGGCTGCTCATCAAGAaaaaggcagatacaatcacaaGTTAGAAGCATGGAGGTCAGCTTTGTCTGAAGTAGGCAAGATTTATGGTCAACGCTGTGATCACAATAC ACCTTGGGGTATGGCTATTGATAATATTGTTGAAGAGGTCACAAAAAGACTTCCTCCCTTGCCTCTGCATATTGACCGTCCACTTGGATGTGATTCTGAACTTGAAGAGGTTAAATTACTTTTGGACATTGGTTCTCATGCTACCTGTTTCATGCTGGGAATTCATGGAGATGGTGAAATAGGCAAATTTGTTGCGGAGCTGTACAACAAGATTAGGCCTCACTTTGTAATTGCAAGTTTTCTTTCTAATATCAGTGAGAAAACAAATGAAAGTGGTGGTGGTCTAGAACATCTACAAGAAACACTTCTTTCTGAGATGGGAGAGGAGGTAAAGTCTAAGATTGGAAGCACATTCAAAGGATCCTCTGAAATAAAACGAAGACTAGGCCAAAAAAGAGTCCTTCTGGTTTTGGATGATGTTGATAGTACACATCAACTGAATTCGCTAGCAGGAGGAATTGATTGGTTTGGTCCTGGTAGTAGGATCATTATAACAACAAGATATGAAGATGTGCTAGATGATTATGTGTCAAATAATGGTGTTGAGGTTAAGAAATATTTCATCACTGAAGGAAGTGGTTCTACTGTGAAGGAAGAAAATGTAGTGGGATTGGAGAAAGATTTTGCAGTTGTGATTAATCAACTGAAGGACGAAGATTCTCCTGGAAATGTTGTTTCCATTGTTGGCATGGGTGGGATAGGAAAGACTACCCTTGCTCGAAAGATCTATAATAGCAATGAGGTGAAGAAGTTATTCCCTTGCTGTGCATGGGCAACTGTTTCCAAGGAGTTCAGCGCAAAGGAAGTTTTTAAAAGCCTTCTCAAGTGTCTGAAGCCTTCCACATCTAAATTTGAAGATTCAAGTGGTGAAGAGGAACTGAGGCAGAAGGTGAGGAAATGTCTGAAAGGAAAAAAGTACTTGGTAGTCCTTGATGATGTTTGGGACACTAAAGCGTGGTGCACTGTGAAAAATTGTTTCCCAGAAAACAACGATGCTGGCACGATACTAATAACTACTCGTAATGATCAGGTGGCCTATGTTTCAGAGTCAAAGGAACCTCATCACAAACTTTCCTTTATGGATAAAGAAAGAAGTTGGGAACTGTTTCACAAGGAGGTTTTCTGCAGGAAAAATTGTCCTCCTGAGCTAGAATCTATTGGCAGATCAATAGTTGAAAGTTGCAAGGGTTTACCATTGGCTATCAAAACCACAGCTGGGCTTGTTGCAAAGAGGGAGAGATCAGAGGATGCATGGGGAGAAATTATGAATTTACTCCCTTATTGGAGTGTTGCTGATGAGGATAGTAGCGAGGTGATGATGGAGATTTTGAAGTTTAGCTATGATGATTTACCCAACAAAATGAAGCCATGCTTTTTATATCTTGGAGTGTTTCCTGAAGATGAAGAGATTCGGGTGAGAGACTTAATCAGTCTATGGATAGCAGAAGGGTTCATAGAGCCAATCCAAACTGGAAGATCAAAATCACCACCACAACTTGAAGATATTGGTGAGCAATACTTGAAGGAGCTAGTGGATCGTAACTTGGTACAAGTCGCAAAGAGGAGGAGTGATGGTAAAGGcgtgaaaacatgtcagatccACGATCTCTTCCGGGAATTGTGCATATCAGAGAGCAACAATAACAGTGGTCTTAGATTGTCCTTTCCGAGAGATGTAGGATCCTATGCATGTTTAGTAACATGTAATCAATCACGCACTTGTTCCTTGTTCGTTTATGGAGATCGTACACACGGGTGGGCACATCATATTCCAGAAGATTGCCGAGTTAATGTGCTATATTTTGCAGATGGGGACATAGATGTGATAGATCTAACCGAGTATGTGAAGTGGTTGAAAAACGTCAGGTTCTTGAAAATAGGCTTTTCTGAATCACTTGACTTATGTAAGCTTCAGAGTTTAGAAACATGTCATATGGAGTACTCTGACCTCCTTAGTATTGGGGGGTTAAAGCAACTGAGACATCTTCGTAATGAATTTGGCGTGGTTTTATTAGCAGATGAACAAGTAGTAAAAGATAAAATGCAGAATGTCCAAACCCTAATTTATGTGCATCCCGATTCACAACTTGGGAGTTTACTCAACAATGGCTGCTTTCCCAACTTGAGAATACTTGGTTTATATATACGTCGTTACAACCAAGGTTCAGCAGAAGAAAACTTAAGGAACCTGCACCGCCTAAGCCATTTACGTAAgctgaaaattaattataaaggGTTTAGTTGGATTCCATTAGATAGAATTGCTTTTCCGTCGAATCTTATCAAGATTTCCTTGTTAGGCATTGATAATCTGGAATCCAAAGATATGAATACCCTGGGACGAATTCCTAGCCTTCAGATTTTAAAACTGATTCATGGAACTTGTTTTGAAGAAACTCTTAACTGTGGTGCTGCTGGCAGTTTTCCGCGGCTTCAAGTGTTTATCATGCACTGTGTGGCTGTCAGACGTCTTACATCAGAAGAAGGTGCGATGCCTCGTCTTCGACGTGCAGTCTTCTGTAAGTGCCCTGGCTTGAAGGAGGTTACTAAACAAATGCGTTCCTTGGGTAGTAACTTGGAGTTTACAAAGAGTGTTTGGGACTGA
- the LOC130973611 gene encoding disease resistance protein RPP13-like isoform X3 translates to MGGSSSSDKGAAPSSHFRDSEELRIGEELEGSLLEAIERSRMSILILCDKYPTSRWCLDELVKIMECSENGRKRPVLPIYFNVAKSDVQFQLNEYRKAMAAHQEKGRYNHKLEAWRSALSEVGKIYGQRCDHNTPWGMAIDNIVEEVTKRLPPLPLHIDRPLGCDSELEEVKLLLDIGSHATCFMLGIHGDGEIGKFVAELYNKIRPHFVIASFLSNISEKTNESGGGLEHLQETLLSEMGEEVKSKIGSTFKGSSEIKRRLGQKRVLLVLDDVDSTHQLNSLAGGIDWFGPGSRIIITTRYEDVLDDYVSNNGVEVKKYFITEGSGSTVKEENVVGLEKDFAVVINQLKDEDSPGNVVSIVGMGGIGKTTLARKIYNSNEVKKLFPCCAWATVSKEFSAKEVFKSLLKCLKPSTSKFEDSSGEEELRQKVRKCLKGKKYLVVLDDVWDTKAWCTVKNCFPENNDAGTILITTRNDQVAYVSESKEPHHKLSFMDKERSWELFHKEVFCRKNCPPELESIGRSIVESCKGLPLAIKTTAGLVAKRERSEDAWGEIMNLLPYWSVADEDSSEVMMEILKFSYDDLPNKMKPCFLYLGVFPEDEEIRVRDLISLWIAEGFIEPIQTGRSKSPPQLEDIGEQYLKELVDRNLVQVAKRRSDGKGVKTCQIHDLFRELCISESNNNSGLRLSFPRDVGSYACLVTCNQSRTCSLFVYGDRTHGWAHHIPEDCRVNVLYFADGDIDVIDLTEYVKWLKNVRFLKIGFSESLDLCKLQSLETCHMEYSDLLSIGGLKQLRHLRNEFGVVLLADEQVVKDKMQNVQTLIYVHPDSQLGSLLNNGCFPNLRILGLYIRRYNQGSAEENLRNLHRLSHLRKLKINYKGFSWIPLDRIAFPSNLIKISLLGIDNLESKDMNTLGRIPSLQILKLIHGTCFEETLNCGAAGSFPRLQVFIMHCVAVRRLTSEEGAMPRLRRAVFCKCPGLKEVTKQMRSLGSNLEFTKSVWD, encoded by the exons ATGGGAGGTTCATCATCGTCAGATAAAGGTGCAGCACCATCATCACATTTCAG AGATAGCGAGGAGCTGAGAATAGGGGAGGAGCTCGAAGGTTCTCTTCTGGAAGCAATTGAAAGATCAAGGATGTCAATTCTGATACTTTGTGATAAGTATCCAACTTCGCGGTGGTGCCTTGATGAACTGGTCAAGATCATGGAGTGTTCGGAAAACGGAAGAAAGCGACCGGTGTTACCAATCTATTTCAATGTGGCAAAATCTGACGTGCAGTTTCAGCTTAATGAATATCGAAAAGCCATGGCTGCTCATCAAGAaaaaggcagatacaatcacaaGTTAGAAGCATGGAGGTCAGCTTTGTCTGAAGTAGGCAAGATTTATGGTCAACGCTGTGATCACAATAC ACCTTGGGGTATGGCTATTGATAATATTGTTGAAGAGGTCACAAAAAGACTTCCTCCCTTGCCTCTGCATATTGACCGTCCACTTGGATGTGATTCTGAACTTGAAGAGGTTAAATTACTTTTGGACATTGGTTCTCATGCTACCTGTTTCATGCTGGGAATTCATGGAGATGGTGAAATAGGCAAATTTGTTGCGGAGCTGTACAACAAGATTAGGCCTCACTTTGTAATTGCAAGTTTTCTTTCTAATATCAGTGAGAAAACAAATGAAAGTGGTGGTGGTCTAGAACATCTACAAGAAACACTTCTTTCTGAGATGGGAGAGGAGGTAAAGTCTAAGATTGGAAGCACATTCAAAGGATCCTCTGAAATAAAACGAAGACTAGGCCAAAAAAGAGTCCTTCTGGTTTTGGATGATGTTGATAGTACACATCAACTGAATTCGCTAGCAGGAGGAATTGATTGGTTTGGTCCTGGTAGTAGGATCATTATAACAACAAGATATGAAGATGTGCTAGATGATTATGTGTCAAATAATGGTGTTGAGGTTAAGAAATATTTCATCACTGAAGGAAGTGGTTCTACTGTGAAGGAAGAAAATGTAGTGGGATTGGAGAAAGATTTTGCAGTTGTGATTAATCAACTGAAGGACGAAGATTCTCCTGGAAATGTTGTTTCCATTGTTGGCATGGGTGGGATAGGAAAGACTACCCTTGCTCGAAAGATCTATAATAGCAATGAGGTGAAGAAGTTATTCCCTTGCTGTGCATGGGCAACTGTTTCCAAGGAGTTCAGCGCAAAGGAAGTTTTTAAAAGCCTTCTCAAGTGTCTGAAGCCTTCCACATCTAAATTTGAAGATTCAAGTGGTGAAGAGGAACTGAGGCAGAAGGTGAGGAAATGTCTGAAAGGAAAAAAGTACTTGGTAGTCCTTGATGATGTTTGGGACACTAAAGCGTGGTGCACTGTGAAAAATTGTTTCCCAGAAAACAACGATGCTGGCACGATACTAATAACTACTCGTAATGATCAGGTGGCCTATGTTTCAGAGTCAAAGGAACCTCATCACAAACTTTCCTTTATGGATAAAGAAAGAAGTTGGGAACTGTTTCACAAGGAGGTTTTCTGCAGGAAAAATTGTCCTCCTGAGCTAGAATCTATTGGCAGATCAATAGTTGAAAGTTGCAAGGGTTTACCATTGGCTATCAAAACCACAGCTGGGCTTGTTGCAAAGAGGGAGAGATCAGAGGATGCATGGGGAGAAATTATGAATTTACTCCCTTATTGGAGTGTTGCTGATGAGGATAGTAGCGAGGTGATGATGGAGATTTTGAAGTTTAGCTATGATGATTTACCCAACAAAATGAAGCCATGCTTTTTATATCTTGGAGTGTTTCCTGAAGATGAAGAGATTCGGGTGAGAGACTTAATCAGTCTATGGATAGCAGAAGGGTTCATAGAGCCAATCCAAACTGGAAGATCAAAATCACCACCACAACTTGAAGATATTGGTGAGCAATACTTGAAGGAGCTAGTGGATCGTAACTTGGTACAAGTCGCAAAGAGGAGGAGTGATGGTAAAGGcgtgaaaacatgtcagatccACGATCTCTTCCGGGAATTGTGCATATCAGAGAGCAACAATAACAGTGGTCTTAGATTGTCCTTTCCGAGAGATGTAGGATCCTATGCATGTTTAGTAACATGTAATCAATCACGCACTTGTTCCTTGTTCGTTTATGGAGATCGTACACACGGGTGGGCACATCATATTCCAGAAGATTGCCGAGTTAATGTGCTATATTTTGCAGATGGGGACATAGATGTGATAGATCTAACCGAGTATGTGAAGTGGTTGAAAAACGTCAGGTTCTTGAAAATAGGCTTTTCTGAATCACTTGACTTATGTAAGCTTCAGAGTTTAGAAACATGTCATATGGAGTACTCTGACCTCCTTAGTATTGGGGGGTTAAAGCAACTGAGACATCTTCGTAATGAATTTGGCGTGGTTTTATTAGCAGATGAACAAGTAGTAAAAGATAAAATGCAGAATGTCCAAACCCTAATTTATGTGCATCCCGATTCACAACTTGGGAGTTTACTCAACAATGGCTGCTTTCCCAACTTGAGAATACTTGGTTTATATATACGTCGTTACAACCAAGGTTCAGCAGAAGAAAACTTAAGGAACCTGCACCGCCTAAGCCATTTACGTAAgctgaaaattaattataaaggGTTTAGTTGGATTCCATTAGATAGAATTGCTTTTCCGTCGAATCTTATCAAGATTTCCTTGTTAGGCATTGATAATCTGGAATCCAAAGATATGAATACCCTGGGACGAATTCCTAGCCTTCAGATTTTAAAACTGATTCATGGAACTTGTTTTGAAGAAACTCTTAACTGTGGTGCTGCTGGCAGTTTTCCGCGGCTTCAAGTGTTTATCATGCACTGTGTGGCTGTCAGACGTCTTACATCAGAAGAAGGTGCGATGCCTCGTCTTCGACGTGCAGTCTTCTGTAAGTGCCCTGGCTTGAAGGAGGTTACTAAACAAATGCGTTCCTTGGGTAGTAACTTGGAGTTTACAAAGAGTGTTTGGGACTGA
- the LOC130973611 gene encoding disease resistance protein RPP13-like isoform X2 — protein MGGSSSSDKGAAPSSHFRYDVFLSFRGYTRLRFTDTLYHALINKRIDTFRDSEELRIGEELEGSLLEAIERSRMSILILCDKYPTSRWCLDELVKIMECSENGRKRPVLPIYFNVAKSDVQFQLNEYRKAMAAHQEKGRYNHKLEAWRSALSEVGKIYGQRCDHNTPWGMAIDNIVEEVTKRLPPLPLHIDRPLGCDSELEEVKLLLDIGSHATCFMLGIHGDGEIGKFVAELYNKIRPHFVIASFLSNISEKTNESGGGLEHLQETLLSEMGEEVKSKIGSTFKGSSEIKRRLGQKRVLLVLDDVDSTHQLNSLAGGIDWFGPGSRIIITTRYEDVLDDYVSNNGVEVKKYFITEGSGSTVKEENVVGLEKDFAVVINQLKDEDSPGNVVSIVGMGGIGKTTLARKIYNSNEVKKLFPCCAWATVSKEFSAKEVFKSLLKCLKPSTSKFEDSSGEEELRQKVRKCLKGKKYLVVLDDVWDTKAWCTVKNCFPENNDAGTILITTRNDQVAYVSESKEPHHKLSFMDKERSWELFHKEVFCRKNCPPELESIGRSIVESCKGLPLAIKTTAGLVAKRERSEDAWGEIMNLLPYWSVADEDSSEVMMEILKFSYDDLPNKMKPCFLYLGVFPEDEEIRVRDLISLWIAEGFIEPIQTGRSKSPPQLEDIGEQYLKELVDRNLVQVAKRRSDGKGVKTCQIHDLFRELCISESNNNSGLRLSFPRDVGSYACLVTCNQSRTCSLFVYGDRTHGWAHHIPEDCRVNVLYFADGDIDVIDLTEYVKWLKNVRFLKIGFSESLDLCKLQSLETCHMEYSDLLSIGGLKQLRHLRNEFGVVLLADEQVVKDKMQNVQTLIYVHPDSQLGSLLNNGCFPNLRILGLYIRRYNQGSAEENLRNLHRLSHLRIDNLESKDMNTLGRIPSLQILKLIHGTCFEETLNCGAAGSFPRLQVFIMHCVAVRRLTSEEGAMPRLRRAVFCKCPGLKEVTKQMRSLGSNLEFTKSVWD, from the exons ATGGGAGGTTCATCATCGTCAGATAAAGGTGCAGCACCATCATCACATTTCAGGTATGATGTTTTTCTGAGCTTTAGAGGCTACACAAGACTCAGATTCACAGACACACTCTATCATGCTTTGATCAACAAAAGAATCGACACCTTCAGAGATAGCGAGGAGCTGAGAATAGGGGAGGAGCTCGAAGGTTCTCTTCTGGAAGCAATTGAAAGATCAAGGATGTCAATTCTGATACTTTGTGATAAGTATCCAACTTCGCGGTGGTGCCTTGATGAACTGGTCAAGATCATGGAGTGTTCGGAAAACGGAAGAAAGCGACCGGTGTTACCAATCTATTTCAATGTGGCAAAATCTGACGTGCAGTTTCAGCTTAATGAATATCGAAAAGCCATGGCTGCTCATCAAGAaaaaggcagatacaatcacaaGTTAGAAGCATGGAGGTCAGCTTTGTCTGAAGTAGGCAAGATTTATGGTCAACGCTGTGATCACAATAC ACCTTGGGGTATGGCTATTGATAATATTGTTGAAGAGGTCACAAAAAGACTTCCTCCCTTGCCTCTGCATATTGACCGTCCACTTGGATGTGATTCTGAACTTGAAGAGGTTAAATTACTTTTGGACATTGGTTCTCATGCTACCTGTTTCATGCTGGGAATTCATGGAGATGGTGAAATAGGCAAATTTGTTGCGGAGCTGTACAACAAGATTAGGCCTCACTTTGTAATTGCAAGTTTTCTTTCTAATATCAGTGAGAAAACAAATGAAAGTGGTGGTGGTCTAGAACATCTACAAGAAACACTTCTTTCTGAGATGGGAGAGGAGGTAAAGTCTAAGATTGGAAGCACATTCAAAGGATCCTCTGAAATAAAACGAAGACTAGGCCAAAAAAGAGTCCTTCTGGTTTTGGATGATGTTGATAGTACACATCAACTGAATTCGCTAGCAGGAGGAATTGATTGGTTTGGTCCTGGTAGTAGGATCATTATAACAACAAGATATGAAGATGTGCTAGATGATTATGTGTCAAATAATGGTGTTGAGGTTAAGAAATATTTCATCACTGAAGGAAGTGGTTCTACTGTGAAGGAAGAAAATGTAGTGGGATTGGAGAAAGATTTTGCAGTTGTGATTAATCAACTGAAGGACGAAGATTCTCCTGGAAATGTTGTTTCCATTGTTGGCATGGGTGGGATAGGAAAGACTACCCTTGCTCGAAAGATCTATAATAGCAATGAGGTGAAGAAGTTATTCCCTTGCTGTGCATGGGCAACTGTTTCCAAGGAGTTCAGCGCAAAGGAAGTTTTTAAAAGCCTTCTCAAGTGTCTGAAGCCTTCCACATCTAAATTTGAAGATTCAAGTGGTGAAGAGGAACTGAGGCAGAAGGTGAGGAAATGTCTGAAAGGAAAAAAGTACTTGGTAGTCCTTGATGATGTTTGGGACACTAAAGCGTGGTGCACTGTGAAAAATTGTTTCCCAGAAAACAACGATGCTGGCACGATACTAATAACTACTCGTAATGATCAGGTGGCCTATGTTTCAGAGTCAAAGGAACCTCATCACAAACTTTCCTTTATGGATAAAGAAAGAAGTTGGGAACTGTTTCACAAGGAGGTTTTCTGCAGGAAAAATTGTCCTCCTGAGCTAGAATCTATTGGCAGATCAATAGTTGAAAGTTGCAAGGGTTTACCATTGGCTATCAAAACCACAGCTGGGCTTGTTGCAAAGAGGGAGAGATCAGAGGATGCATGGGGAGAAATTATGAATTTACTCCCTTATTGGAGTGTTGCTGATGAGGATAGTAGCGAGGTGATGATGGAGATTTTGAAGTTTAGCTATGATGATTTACCCAACAAAATGAAGCCATGCTTTTTATATCTTGGAGTGTTTCCTGAAGATGAAGAGATTCGGGTGAGAGACTTAATCAGTCTATGGATAGCAGAAGGGTTCATAGAGCCAATCCAAACTGGAAGATCAAAATCACCACCACAACTTGAAGATATTGGTGAGCAATACTTGAAGGAGCTAGTGGATCGTAACTTGGTACAAGTCGCAAAGAGGAGGAGTGATGGTAAAGGcgtgaaaacatgtcagatccACGATCTCTTCCGGGAATTGTGCATATCAGAGAGCAACAATAACAGTGGTCTTAGATTGTCCTTTCCGAGAGATGTAGGATCCTATGCATGTTTAGTAACATGTAATCAATCACGCACTTGTTCCTTGTTCGTTTATGGAGATCGTACACACGGGTGGGCACATCATATTCCAGAAGATTGCCGAGTTAATGTGCTATATTTTGCAGATGGGGACATAGATGTGATAGATCTAACCGAGTATGTGAAGTGGTTGAAAAACGTCAGGTTCTTGAAAATAGGCTTTTCTGAATCACTTGACTTATGTAAGCTTCAGAGTTTAGAAACATGTCATATGGAGTACTCTGACCTCCTTAGTATTGGGGGGTTAAAGCAACTGAGACATCTTCGTAATGAATTTGGCGTGGTTTTATTAGCAGATGAACAAGTAGTAAAAGATAAAATGCAGAATGTCCAAACCCTAATTTATGTGCATCCCGATTCACAACTTGGGAGTTTACTCAACAATGGCTGCTTTCCCAACTTGAGAATACTTGGTTTATATATACGTCGTTACAACCAAGGTTCAGCAGAAGAAAACTTAAGGAACCTGCACCGCCTAAGCCATTTAC GCATTGATAATCTGGAATCCAAAGATATGAATACCCTGGGACGAATTCCTAGCCTTCAGATTTTAAAACTGATTCATGGAACTTGTTTTGAAGAAACTCTTAACTGTGGTGCTGCTGGCAGTTTTCCGCGGCTTCAAGTGTTTATCATGCACTGTGTGGCTGTCAGACGTCTTACATCAGAAGAAGGTGCGATGCCTCGTCTTCGACGTGCAGTCTTCTGTAAGTGCCCTGGCTTGAAGGAGGTTACTAAACAAATGCGTTCCTTGGGTAGTAACTTGGAGTTTACAAAGAGTGTTTGGGACTGA
- the LOC130975938 gene encoding protein NSP-INTERACTING KINASE 1-like, with protein MEAPISMGTPRGRASGRGRGRGGGVLLLLPCSVAFFLFFITATALLSPKGVNFEVQALMGIKNSLVDPHGVLDNWDSDAVDPCSWTMITCSAENLVIGLGTPSQFLSGTLSPTIGNLTNLRIVMLQNNNITGPIPSELGKLPKLQTLDLSNNFFGGEIPPSLGHLRSLQYIRLNNNSLHGELPESLANMTQLAFLDLSYNNISGPIPRILAKSFNIVGNPFVCATGKEPNCHGMLMPMSMNLNSTEGDEGGYSRGARAAFGKNPSGAPYYVGISDLSTGRSRRRRGGVRHPPPPPRPSAVGSSSYKSLHKLLLLCYLVLTL; from the exons ATGGAAGCTCCAATTTCAATGGGGACTCCAAGAGGAAGAGCAAgtggaagaggaagaggaagaggaggaggagttcttcttcttcttccatgttctgttgcatttttcttgttttttatcACTGCAACTGCTTTGCTTTCTCCCAAAGGAGTAAACTTTGAAG TTCAAGCTTTAATGGGGATAAAGAACTCACTGGTGGATCCTCATGGTGTTTTGGATAATTGGGATTCTGATGCTGTTGATCCTTGTAGCTGGACTATGATTACTTGTTCTGCAGAGAACTTGGTGATTGGATT GGGTACTCCAAGTCAATTTTTATCTGGTACTCTTTCTCCAACCATAGGAAACTTAACCAACCTTCGGATTGT gATGCTTCAGAATAACAACATAACTGGACCAATCCCTTCAGAGTTGGGAAAACTACCtaagcttcaaactcttgatcTCTCTAATAACTTCTTCGGTGGTGAAATTCCCCCCTCACTTGGTCACTTGAGAAGTTTGCAATACAT TAGGCTCAATAATAACAGTCTTCATGGTGAATTGCCAGAATCATTGGCTAATATGACACAGCTTGCTTTTCT TGACTTGTCCTACAACAACATCAGTGGCCCTATACCAAGAATTTTAGCTAAATCCTTCAA CATTGTTGGAAATCCCTTTGTTTGTGCAACTGGAAAAGAACCAAACTGCCATGGCATGCTCATGCCAATGTCCATGAACTTAAATAGCACTGAAG GTGATGAGGGAGGATATAGTAGAGGAGCAAGAGCTGCTTTTGGCAAGAATCCAAGTGGAGCACCTTATTATGTTGGAATAAGTGATCTATCTacaggaagaagtagaagaagaagaggaggagttCGGCATCCACCTCCACCTCCTCGTCCTAGTGCTGTTGGCTCCTCCTCCTACAAAAGCTTGCATAAACTCCTTCTTCTCTGTTATTTAGTATTAACATTGTAA